In one window of Comamonas testosteroni DNA:
- a CDS encoding electron transfer flavoprotein subunit beta/FixA family protein, producing MKILVPVKRVVDYNVKVRVKSDGTGVDIANVKMSMNPFDEIAVEEAVRLKEKGVVTEVIAVSCGVAQCQETLRTAMAIGADRGILVETDVELQPLAVAKLLKALVDKEQPGLVICGKQAIDDDANQTGQMLAALADLPQATFASKVEVAGDKVNVTREVDGGLETVALSTPAVITTDLRLNEPRYVTLPNIMKAKKKQLDTFKPEDLGVDVTPRLKTVKVSEPAKRGAGVKVADVAALVDKLKNEAKVI from the coding sequence ATGAAAATCCTTGTACCCGTCAAACGTGTCGTGGACTACAACGTCAAGGTCCGCGTGAAGTCGGACGGCACGGGTGTGGACATCGCCAACGTCAAGATGAGCATGAACCCCTTTGACGAAATCGCCGTCGAAGAAGCCGTGCGCCTGAAGGAAAAAGGCGTGGTGACTGAAGTCATCGCCGTCTCCTGCGGCGTGGCCCAGTGCCAGGAAACCCTGCGCACGGCCATGGCCATCGGTGCCGATCGCGGCATCCTGGTCGAGACCGATGTCGAGCTGCAGCCCCTGGCCGTGGCCAAGCTGCTCAAGGCCCTGGTGGACAAGGAGCAACCGGGTCTGGTCATCTGCGGCAAGCAGGCCATCGACGACGATGCCAACCAGACCGGCCAGATGCTGGCGGCCCTGGCCGACCTGCCCCAGGCCACTTTCGCCTCCAAGGTCGAAGTCGCTGGCGACAAGGTGAATGTGACCCGTGAAGTCGACGGCGGCCTGGAAACCGTGGCCCTGTCCACGCCCGCCGTCATCACCACCGACCTGCGCCTGAACGAGCCCCGCTACGTCACCTTGCCCAACATCATGAAGGCCAAGAAAAAGCAGCTGGACACCTTCAAGCCCGAAGACCTGGGTGTGGACGTGACGCCTCGCCTGAAGACCGTGAAGGTCTCCGAGCCTGCCAAGCGCGGCGCCGGCGTCAAGGTGGCTGATGTGGCCGCCCTGGTCGACAAGCTCAAGAACGAAGCGAAAGTCATCTAA
- a CDS encoding electron transfer flavoprotein subunit alpha/FixB family protein, with protein sequence MTSLVIAEHDNASIKTATLNTVTAAKACGGDVHVLVVGEGAAAAAAAAAQIAGVSKVIHADGASLKDGLAENVAAQVLSIAGNYSHILFPSTASGKNVAPRVAAKLDVAQISDITKVDSADTFERPIYAGNAIATVQSADAVKVITVRTTGFDAAAATGGSAAVETAAAVADNGKSAFVGREVTKSERPELTAAKIIVSGGRALGSAEKFQEVMSPLADKLGAAIGASRAAVDAGYAPNDLQVGQTGKIVAPQLYIACGISGAIQHLAGMKDSKVIVAINKDPEAPIFSVADYGLEADLFQAVPELVKTS encoded by the coding sequence ATGACCTCTCTCGTTATTGCAGAACACGACAACGCGTCGATCAAGACCGCGACCCTGAACACCGTGACGGCTGCCAAGGCCTGCGGCGGTGATGTGCATGTGCTGGTCGTTGGCGAAGGTGCAGCCGCTGCAGCAGCCGCTGCCGCCCAGATCGCCGGAGTCTCCAAGGTCATCCATGCCGACGGCGCCAGCCTCAAGGACGGCCTGGCCGAGAACGTCGCCGCCCAGGTGCTGAGCATTGCGGGCAACTACAGCCACATCCTGTTCCCCTCGACCGCCTCGGGCAAGAACGTGGCACCCCGCGTGGCCGCCAAGCTGGACGTGGCCCAGATCAGCGACATCACCAAGGTCGACTCGGCCGACACCTTCGAGCGTCCCATCTACGCGGGCAACGCCATTGCTACCGTGCAGTCCGCCGATGCCGTCAAGGTCATCACCGTGCGTACCACGGGCTTTGACGCAGCAGCTGCCACTGGCGGCTCGGCGGCGGTGGAAACGGCGGCAGCCGTGGCCGACAACGGCAAGAGCGCCTTTGTGGGCCGTGAAGTGACCAAGAGCGAGCGTCCCGAGCTGACGGCCGCCAAGATCATCGTTTCCGGCGGTCGCGCGCTGGGCTCGGCCGAGAAGTTCCAGGAAGTCATGTCGCCGCTGGCCGACAAGCTGGGAGCCGCCATCGGCGCGTCGCGCGCTGCGGTGGACGCGGGCTATGCGCCCAACGACCTGCAGGTGGGCCAGACGGGCAAGATCGTGGCGCCCCAGCTGTACATTGCCTGCGGCATCTCGGGTGCGATCCAGCATCTGGCGGGCATGAAGGACTCGAAGGTGATCGTGGCGATCAACAAGGACCCGGAGGCACCGATCTTCTCGGTGGCCGATTACGGTCTGGAAGCCGATCTGTTCCAGGCAGTGCCGGAGCTGGTGAAGACGAGCTAA
- a CDS encoding tripartite tricarboxylate transporter substrate binding protein, producing the protein MQISLDRRSLVLATAAFVTAAGTGASAWAQSGDYPARPITLIVPFPAGGPTDRHMRTLADIAGKQLGQPIIVENKPGAGGTLGPGAMARTAKPDGYTITQFPMSMLRMAHMQKTAWNPITDFTYIIGVSGYTFGFTVRSDSPYKSFNEYIAAARKSPGKIEYGSTGIGSSPHLLMEELAENAKVTLNHVPFKGNADLQQALLGGHVAAQSDASGWDTYVNGGQMRLLMTFGEKRTQRWPDVPTAKELGYGVVSTSPYGLAGPKGMDPAVVRKLHDAFKKAMDDPRHVEVLRQLNQDAWYRSGADYAQWARDAFAKDKILIDRLGLAAK; encoded by the coding sequence ATGCAGATTTCCCTTGACCGCCGCAGCCTGGTACTTGCCACGGCCGCCTTTGTGACTGCCGCTGGCACCGGCGCATCAGCCTGGGCACAGTCCGGCGACTATCCTGCGCGGCCGATCACGCTGATCGTGCCGTTCCCGGCCGGCGGCCCCACAGATCGCCATATGCGCACGCTGGCCGATATTGCGGGCAAGCAGCTGGGCCAGCCCATCATCGTCGAGAACAAGCCCGGCGCGGGCGGCACGCTGGGCCCTGGCGCCATGGCGCGCACCGCCAAGCCCGACGGCTACACCATCACCCAGTTCCCCATGTCCATGCTGCGCATGGCGCATATGCAAAAGACCGCCTGGAACCCGATCACGGACTTTACCTACATCATCGGCGTCTCGGGCTATACCTTCGGTTTCACGGTGCGCTCGGACTCTCCCTACAAGAGCTTCAACGAGTACATCGCCGCCGCACGCAAGAGCCCCGGCAAGATCGAATACGGCTCCACCGGCATCGGTTCCTCGCCGCATCTGCTGATGGAGGAGCTGGCCGAGAACGCCAAGGTCACTCTCAATCATGTGCCTTTCAAGGGCAACGCCGACCTGCAGCAGGCCCTGCTGGGCGGTCATGTGGCCGCGCAAAGCGATGCTTCGGGCTGGGACACCTATGTGAATGGCGGTCAGATGCGCCTGCTCATGACCTTCGGTGAAAAGCGCACCCAGCGCTGGCCGGACGTGCCCACGGCCAAGGAGCTGGGCTATGGCGTGGTCTCCACTTCGCCCTACGGTCTGGCCGGCCCCAAGGGCATGGACCCGGCCGTGGTGCGCAAGCTGCACGATGCTTTCAAGAAGGCCATGGACGATCCGCGCCATGTCGAGGTGCTCAGGCAGCTCAACCAGGACGCCTGGTACCGCTCGGGCGCCGACTATGCACAATGGGCCCGGGATGCGTTTGCCAAGGACAAGATATTGATAGACCGCCTGGGTCTGGCTGCCAAATAA
- a CDS encoding class I adenylate-forming enzyme family protein codes for MTVCLPSPDTPFTTLAELIRSHARQQPDHVALRDDQQTLSYAQLDALMDRVAAALQQGGVQPGQAIAICALNSVRYAVLFLGALRAGVVVAPLAPSSTAESLACMLRDAQARHLFLDKVAQDLVPADTGLQCISLDGVAAGRAFEDWLAPEGSQPAPVSVEPEAPFNIIYSSGTTGTPKGIVQSHGMRWTHINRGGVYGYGPEGTTLLATPLYSNTTLVVFFPTLGSGGCVVLMPKFDAARYLQLAQQHRVTHTMLVPVQYQRIMALPQFGEHDLSSFQAKFCTSAPFRAELKADVVARWPGSLTEFYGMTEGGGTCILEAHLHPDKLHTVGKPAEGHDIRLIDEEGSEVAPGADGEVVGHSPSMMSGYHGQPAKTREAEWFDATGKRFIRTGDVGRFDADGFLTLFDRRKDMIISGGFNVYPSDLEAQLRAHPAVDDVAVVGVPSDQWGETPVAYVVSRTGQPARPEEIMGWYNQQAGKTQRLADLRFIAELPRSAIGKVLKRELRDQYAAGR; via the coding sequence ATGACTGTCTGCCTGCCTTCTCCCGATACCCCCTTCACCACGCTGGCCGAGCTGATCCGCAGCCACGCGCGCCAGCAGCCCGACCATGTCGCGCTGCGCGACGACCAGCAGACCCTGAGCTATGCCCAGCTTGACGCCCTCATGGACCGCGTGGCCGCAGCCTTGCAGCAGGGCGGCGTGCAGCCCGGTCAGGCCATCGCCATCTGCGCGCTGAATTCCGTGCGCTATGCCGTGCTGTTTCTCGGAGCCTTGCGCGCGGGCGTGGTGGTCGCGCCACTGGCGCCATCCTCCACGGCCGAGAGCCTGGCTTGCATGTTGCGCGATGCCCAGGCGCGCCATCTGTTCCTCGACAAGGTGGCCCAGGACCTGGTGCCCGCCGACACCGGACTGCAATGCATTTCGCTCGACGGCGTGGCTGCGGGCAGAGCCTTCGAGGACTGGCTCGCGCCCGAGGGTTCGCAGCCCGCGCCCGTGAGCGTGGAGCCCGAGGCACCGTTCAACATCATCTATTCCTCTGGCACCACGGGCACGCCCAAGGGCATCGTGCAGTCGCACGGCATGCGCTGGACCCATATCAACCGGGGAGGAGTCTACGGCTACGGCCCCGAGGGAACGACGCTGCTGGCCACGCCGCTGTACTCCAACACCACGCTGGTGGTGTTCTTTCCCACGCTGGGCAGCGGCGGTTGCGTGGTGCTCATGCCCAAATTCGATGCGGCCCGCTACCTGCAACTGGCCCAGCAGCACCGCGTCACCCACACCATGCTGGTGCCCGTGCAGTACCAGCGCATCATGGCGCTGCCTCAGTTCGGCGAGCATGACCTGTCGAGCTTTCAGGCCAAGTTCTGCACCAGCGCACCGTTTCGTGCCGAGCTCAAGGCCGATGTGGTGGCGCGCTGGCCCGGCAGCCTGACCGAGTTCTACGGCATGACCGAGGGCGGGGGCACCTGCATTCTCGAAGCCCATCTGCACCCGGACAAGCTGCACACCGTGGGCAAGCCCGCCGAAGGCCATGACATCCGGCTCATCGACGAGGAGGGCAGCGAGGTCGCTCCCGGCGCGGACGGCGAGGTCGTGGGCCACTCGCCCAGCATGATGAGCGGCTACCACGGCCAGCCCGCCAAGACGCGCGAGGCCGAATGGTTCGATGCCACGGGAAAGCGCTTCATCCGCACGGGCGATGTGGGCCGCTTTGATGCCGACGGCTTCCTGACCCTGTTCGATCGCCGCAAGGACATGATCATCAGCGGCGGCTTCAACGTCTATCCCAGCGACCTGGAGGCCCAACTGCGTGCCCACCCTGCCGTGGACGACGTGGCCGTTGTCGGCGTTCCCTCCGATCAATGGGGCGAGACGCCCGTGGCCTATGTGGTGTCGCGCACGGGCCAGCCAGCCCGGCCCG